A window of Mytilus edulis chromosome 10, xbMytEdul2.2, whole genome shotgun sequence contains these coding sequences:
- the LOC139491671 gene encoding uncharacterized protein isoform X1 — protein MLLLGFIEGFRLNYTGPRISSFASNLISAEVHKTETNLKLQKEVHLGRMLGPFSKIPISTLRISPIGVVSKNDGGWRLITHLSYPLNWSVNDFIDPEICKVKYSSFDKVVGMISELGNNVLCAKMDISQAFRILLVHPADFDLLGIFFDGKYYINKCLPEGCSISCALFEKFATFLHKTVALKAGIETLDHYLDDFFFAGESSTDNCTILMDTFNEVCRQLGVPLAENKTVGPTTCITFLGLEIDTVLMLVRIPPEKLDKLKFMLDQVLSKKKMALKELESITGLMAFCSRAIISARAFIRRFYDLIASVKNGKPYYTVRLNSEVKADARVWLNFLDQFNGQCYFPDRFWSTNESLELFTDSAGNVLLGCGAYFQGHWVQYQWPSSWADTSILLDITCLELIPIVLSFMIWGRSFRNKKILLRIDNQALVSIVNKRTSKSKRVMILIRQLVFLTMNNNIQFRAQHIEGEHNAIADALSRFQEQRFMDLVPNADSSPAAIPQEFLSMISELK, from the coding sequence ATGTTATTATTGGGATTTATAGAGGGGTTTAGATTAAACTATACTGGTCCAAGGATCTCGAGTTTTGCAAGCAATCTCATTTCGGCAGAAGTTCACAAAACTGAAacgaatttaaaattacaaaaagaagtgcATCTTGGTAGAATGTTGGGCCCCTTTTCAAAAATACCAATTTCAACTTTAAGAATATCTCCTATTGGGGTAGTTTCAAAAAATGACGGTGGATGGCGTCTTATAACTCACTTGTCATATCCTCTAAACTGGAGTGTGAATGATTTCATTGATCCAGAAATTTGTAAAGTAAAGTATTCTTCTTTTGATAAAGTGGTTGGGATGATCTCTGAATTAGGAAATAACGTGCTTTGCGCAAAAATGGACATTAGTCAGGCCTTCAGAATTTTATTGGTTCACCCAGCTGATTTTGACCTTCTGGGAATTTTCTTTgatgggaaatattatattaataaatgtcTGCCTGAAGGCTGTTCTATATCATGTGCCCTCTTTGAAAAATTTGCCACTTTTTTGCATAAAACAGTTGCATTGAAAGCTGGCATTGAGACTTTAGACCACTATTTGGATGACTTTTTCTTTGCTGGTGAAAGTTCAACGGATAATTGTACCATTTTGATGGACACTTTTAATGAAGTATGTAGGCAACTAGGTGTTCCACTAGCAGAGAATAAAACAGTAGGTCCTACCACATGTATCACATTTTTAGGCCTTGAAATTGACACAGTACTTATGTTGGTTAGAATCCCCCCTGAAAAACTGGATAAACTTAAATTTATGCTTGATCAGGTCTTGTCGAAAAAGAAAATGGCACTGAAGGAACTTGAATCAATTACTGGTTTAATGGCATTTTGTTCAAGGGCTATTATATCAGCCCGTGCTtttattcgtcgtttttacgaTTTGATAGCTTCAGTTAAGAATGGAAAGCCTTATTATACTGTCAGATTGAATTCAGAGGTCAAAGCAGATGCTAGAGTTTGGCTAAATTTTCTAGATCAATTCAATGGTCAGTGTTATTTTCCTGATAGATTTTGGTCGACTAATGAAAGTCTGGAATTATTCACTGATAGTGCAGGTAATGTTTTATTAGGTTGTGGAGCTTATTTTCAAGGTCACTGGGTACAATACCAGTGGCCAAGTAGTTGGGCTGATACTAGCATTTTATTGGATATAACATGTTTGGAGCTTATTCCCATCGTGCTGTCGTTCATGATATGGGGTCgttcatttagaaataaaaagattctGTTGAGAATAGATAATCAGGCATTAGTAAGCATTGTGAACAAAAGAACATCAAAATCAAAGAGAGTTATGATATTGATAAGACAACTAGTTTTTCTCACTATGAacaataacatacaatttagGGCACAACATATTGAGGGTGAGCATAATGCAATCGCAGATGCTCTTTCTCGATTTCAGGAACAACGTTTTATGGACTTGGTCCCGAATGCAGACAGTTCTCCAGCAGCAATCCCACAAGAATTCCTGTCGATGATTTCAGAACTGAAATGA
- the LOC139491671 gene encoding uncharacterized protein isoform X2: MYRRSGRKRVPTSRANNGGAAAAAKKSKQQQEEATANIADRLPRNLPRTSETPPVQLGSNTVTTNVLPHSPIMIPATLPAETIYPAPGHATVWIVGSSIIKHAFGEARGRPGGVNLGLQRMGVNIWWQGKCGGKVLDMKQQIRTMLKYEDPPTILVLHIGGNDIGEKSSKTLCELIRKQFSWMRQLMLDTVFVWSQIIPRSSWRYSDNINAMEKCRMRVNTSIASFLTKTDGCYLRYPDIKANELFLMKDGVHLTSLGNNIFLNTLQGGLEMIIRNLGINLTFPDCN, encoded by the exons ATGTATAGGAGGTCCGGCAGAAAAAGGGTGCCGACAAGCAGGGCAAATAATGGAGGCGCAGCGGCTGCTGCAAAGAAGTCGAAACAGCAACAGGAAGAGGCGACTGCTAATATTGCAGATAGATTACCTAGGAATTTACCTAGAACAAGTGAAACACCACCTGTACAGCTCGGCTCAAACACAGTGACAACTAATGTACTACCACACAGTCCAATAATGATCCCAGCAACACTGCCAGCAGAAACAATTTACCCTGCTCCAG GACATGCTACAGTTTGGATCGTTGGATCCTCGATTATTAAGCATGCCTTTGGGGAAGCCAGAGGAAGACCGGGAGGGGTTAACTTGGGGCTGCAGAGGATGGGAGTAAATATTTGGTGGCAAGGAAAATGTGGAGGTAAAGTGCTGGACATGAAACAACAAATAAGAACCATGTTAAAATATGAAGATCCACCAACTATATTAGTTTTACATATTGGAGGCAATGATATAGGGGAAAAAAGTTCAAAAACTCTTTGTGAACTAATAAGGAAACAGTTCAGTTGGATGCGTCAACTGATGTTGGACACAGTTTTTGTCTGGTCTCAAATTATTCCGAGATCAAGTTGGCGTTACTCTGACAATATTAATGCCATGGAAAAATGTAGAATGAGGGTTAATACCTCTATAGCATCATTTTTAACCAAAACAGATGGTTGTTACCTCCGTTACCCTGATATAAAGGCTAATGAATTATTCTTAATGAAAGATGGAGTGCATTTGACGTCTTTgggaaataacatttttttgaatACCCTCCAGGGAGGATTAGAAATGATCA